In Pseudomonas sp. p1(2021b), the genomic window CTTCGGCCGAGACATCAACCTTCTCGAACGCCTGGGGCGGCCACCAGACTTCGCCGTCGAGCACTTTCTGCACGGCCTCCTGGATAACGTCCAGGTTGCTGGATTTAGGAATGAAGCCACTGGCGCCGAACTCGCGGGACTTGACCACCACGGCCGCTTCTTCCTGGGCCGACACCATCACCACCGGGATCTGCGGGTACTGCCCACGCAGCAGGACCAGGCCGGAGAAACCATAGGCACCGGGCATGTTCAGGTCCAGTAGGACCAAGTCCCAATCGGCCTTCTCGGTCAGGCGGGTTTCCAGTTCGGCGATGCTCGCCACCTCGACCAGGCGCACGTCGGGCCCCAGGCCGAGGGTAACGGCCTGGCGCAGGGCGCTGCGGAACAGTGGGTGGTCATCGGCAATCAGGATTTCGTATGTGGCCATCGATCTATGGATCCTGTTCTGTGCCAGGCGCTAGAGGGGTGGAGGAAGCACCAGGCAGGCAACTCAAGGCGCGAACGGCAGGGCCGCCGGCCGGTAAGGCACGGCGAAGTCCGGGGTAACAGCATCTTCGTCGTGCCCGAATCGGCGCCAAGAATGCCGAGCACGCTCCGGGTGGTCAAGCCAATCGCCCGGTCGTCCTCGCCTTCCTGGCTGCCAGCCCGGACATTATGAACCAATCCGGCGCACCTGCCCCTTGGACTATAGGAAGGTATGCAAGCGCTGGTGGGTATCGTCCTGCAAGTCCAGCGGCAAATGCCGCTTGGCACTGAGGTAATGCAGGCTGAAGACGTCCAGGTAGGCATCCAAGGCCCGGGCGGCCTGCTGATCGCCGGCCAGCTCCAGGCACATGGCGGCAACCTCGGCCGTGCAGAAATGGTCGTCACGCTTGGAACGACGCAGGCGATAGCGCGACATCTGCTCGGCCTGCAGGCTCAGCACCGGGAAGCGGTCAAGGTACGGGCTCTTGCGGAACATCTTGCGGGCTTCGGTCCAGGTCGCATCGAGCAGGATGAACAGCGGCCGCTTGCCAGGCTCACGCACCACGTCGCTGACCACCCGCTCCGGCGCCACGAACTCGCCCGGGAAAACGATATAGGGCTGCCACTGGGGGTCATCGAGCAAGGCCAAAAGGCGCGGGTCGACCTCGGTGCGCTGCCAGCCAAACGCTGCGGTATCTTCGACCAGGTCGGCAATCAGCCAGCCGGTGTTGGTCGGCTTCAACGGCTCGGTATCGTGCATCACCAGGCACACCCCGGCGTCGGCTTGCACCTTGGGCTTGAGGGCGCATAGACAATGGCTGGCGATCACCCGGCAATCCGGACAGCGCAGGGCGCGCGAGCCACGGGCAATGAAAGGTTTGTTGCTGCGGGCCAGGCGCTCGGCGCGCAGGCGCGCTACCGCGTGGCTCATGGCTGCAAGCCTCTGGGGAGATAAGGAACGGACACTGCGACAACTCGGCGAGAAACGAGCTGCCAGTCTACCAGAGGCGGCGTCATTTGCCGTGCAGGCGGCCGGACGCCTCCTTTATAATCACGCTTTTGCGACCTGGGATCCCCATCGATGCGGGGGCCACGGAACGCCGCTCGCCGGCGCAGGTCAAAGTGCCAGTCATCGAACCAGGAGAGATTCATGCTGCGTTTTACCATCCCGGCCTTGAGCCTGTTGCTCGCCCTGCCCCTGGCGGCCCAGGCAGCCTCCAAGCAGGAATACGAGCTCAACCAGATGCTGGAGAAGGTCGCCAAGGAAAGCAGCGTCGGCACGCCCCGCGCCATCAACGAAGATATTCTCGACCAGGGCTACACAGTCGAGAAAGGCAAGGCACTGGTCAACCACCTGAGCGTGCGCGAGAGCCATGCCGAGCGAATGCGCGCCAACCCGGAGCAAGTGCGCAGCCAGCTGGGTGACAGCGTTTGCCGTAACAACGGCTACCGTCAGCTGATGTCCAAGGGCGCCGTACTGGTCTACCGATTCACCGTGTACAAGACCAACCAGCCGATCATGGATCAGGCGTTCGATAACGCCAGTTGCGTAGCAGGCAACAAGAAGAAGTAATCAGGCCACCCGGCCGTTGTCATTGGCGCGCCGCTGCTCTTCGTCGGCGCGCAGCTCTGCCAGCAGGGCCTGAAGGTAGCGCGACCGCCGCTCGCCGTCGCCCAACCTGCGCAGGCACTCCGCTTCAAGGCTCAGGTGGTTGGCCTGAGCTGCCCGCTTCAGCAGCAGGTACAGCTGCCTATCCACCTCGATCACCAGCCGATGCATATCGCAACCTCCTGCATCGAGACGCCGCGCCTTCAGTTAACCAGAGCTTCGCAAGGCTTGGATCCGATCCGACGAGTGGAGATTGTTCGTTCTGTTTTGCCTGTTTGCGTGACCTTCGCCTGGCCTGGGTCACCCGAGGCAGCACGTTCGCGCGCCAGGGTCTAGATTGATAGCAACCCCCATATATTTCCGGCAAACCGAGGAGAATGCCGAGGGCACGGTATTTGCGGTCCAAAATAAAACGACAACGTGATGGATTTGCCACTGCACCACGGCCTTGAAGGCCTACTGCAATGCTCGGTGTGCACACTCGAGCTAGAGCAGCCAGCGACACACGCAGTGTCGCGGCCGGGATACGCCATCGACCCGGTCAGAGGTTCTGCTGCAGAAGGAGACGTTGAATGCCTTACCAACCGAACGAACTCTTGTTCAATCACTTCAGGGACAACGGTATCGACCTGAGCAAGATTGAAGAACAGCTGCAACTGGTCGCCCCCGGCAGCCCCAACCTACCGCTGTACCGCGACATGATGTTGACCATCCTGCGTATGGCCCACGACGACAGCAACCGCTGGAATGCCAAGATCACCTTGCAGGCCCTGCGCGAACTCGACCATTCCTTCCGCACCCTGGAACGCTACAAGGGGCGGCGCAAGGTCACGGTGTTCGGCTCGGCACGTACGCCGCTGGAGCACCCCATGTATGCCCTGGCCCGAGAGCTGGGAGCGACCCTGGCCCGCTCGGACCTGATGGTCATCACCGGGGCCGGCGGCGGCATCATGGCTGCCGCCCATGAAGGCGCTGGCACCGAGCACAGCCTGGGTTTCAATATCACGCTGCCTTTCGAGCAGCATGCCAACGCCACGGTGGACGGCACGGAGAAGCTGCTGTCGTTCCACTTCTTCTTCATCCGCAAGCTGTTCTTCGTCAAGGAAGCCGACGCGCTGGTCCTGTGCCCGGGCGGCTTCGGTACCCTCGATGAAGCACTGGAAGTGCTCACCTTGATCCAGACCGGCAAGAGCCCGCTGGTGCCAGTGGTGCTGCTGGACTCGCCTGGTGGTAGCTTCTGGCGCGACGCCCTGGCGTTCATCAGCCGGCAACTGGAAGAAAACCGCTACATCCTGCCCAGCGATCTGAAACTGCTACGCCTGGTGCATAGCGCCGACGAAGCCGTCGAGGAGATCAACCAGTTCTACAGCAACTACCACTCCAGCCGCTGGCTGAAAAACCAGTTCGTCATCCGCATGCACCACCCGTTGAGCGACGCGGCGCTCTATGACATCCAGGAGGGGTTCGCGGACCTGCGCCTGAGCGGCAAATACCACCAACAGCCTGATAGCGGACTTGAACACGAGGTTGGCAATTTCAGCCATCTCACGCGGCTGACCTTCGCCTTCAACGGTCGAGACCAAGGCCGCCTGCGCGAGCTGGTGGACTTCATCAACCTGCCGGAAAACTGGGCCAAGCCGCAGCCGATGCATACCACCCAACGGGCGCGGGAGGCGCTGAAGGTCGATTGAAGGAGCAATAATGCTCAGTCGTCCAGATCCCGACCGCTGAGCAGGCGGCCGATGAGTTCCATGGGGAAGCCACGGTAAGCCAGGAATCGGGTCTGCTGGGCACGGCTACGAGGGTCATGAGGGCGCTGCCCGGCGAACTTGCGTTGCCAGACATCCTGCAACCGGGCCGCCCAGTCCACCCCGCTGTCACGCAGGGCCTGGTCGATATCAGCACGGTTCAGGCCACGCTGGCCAAGCTCTTCGCGAATACGCGCGGGGCCATAGCCGGCATTGGAGCGGTAGGAGATGAAACTTTCGAGATAGCGGGCCTCACTGAGCAGCCCTTCTTCGGCAAGCCGATCGAGCGCAGGCTCGATCAGCTCATCCGGCGCGCCGCGCTGACGCAGTTTTCGCGTCAGCTCGACACGACCATGCTCGCGACGTGCGAGCAGGTCCATGGCTGTCCGTCGAACGGCGACGGGGGTGTCGAGTACGACGGACATGGAGCCACTCAATAACCAGCGTCGGCGTCAGCCATGTCGTCGGCATCGGCCTCGGCGGCAGCAGCCTTGCCTGCAGCAGCGACGGCACCCGCGTTGAGCAGCTTCTCGCGGATCTGCTTCTCGATCTCGGCGCCCACGGCTGGGTTCTCTTGCAGGAACTTGGCGGCGTTCGCCTTGCCCTGGCCGATCTTGTTGCCTTGGTAGCTGTACCAGGCACCGGACTTCTCCACCAGGCCTTGGGCCACGCCCAGGTCGATGATTTCGCCGTTGCGATAGATACCCTTGCCGTAGAGGATCTGGAACTCGGCCTGGCGGAACGGTGGCGAAACCTTGTTCTTGACGATCTTGACGCGAGTTTCGCTGCCCACGACTTCGTCGCCTTCCTTGACCGCGCCAGTACGACGGATGTCCAGGCGCACAGAGGCGTAGAACTTCAGGGCGTTACCACCGGTGGTGGTTTCCGGGCTGCCGAACATCACGCCGATCTTCATACGGATCTGGTTAATGAAGATGACCAGGCAGTTGGCGTTCTTGATGTTACCGGTGATCTTGCGCAGCGCCTGGGACATCAGGCGAGCCTGCAGGCCCACGTGCATGTCGCCCATCTCGCCTTCGATCTCGGCCTTGGGTACCAGAGCCGCCACGGAGTCGACGATGATCACGTCGACGGCGTTGGAGCGCACCAGCATGTCGGTGATTTCCAGGGCCTGTTCACCGGTATCCGGCTGGGAAACCAGCAGGTCGTCGACATTGACACCCAGCTTGCCGGCATATTCCGGGTCGAGGGCGTGTTCGGCGTCGACGAAGGCGCAGGTGGCGCCATTCTTCTGGGCTTCGGCAATGACCGACAGGGTCAGCGTGGTCTTACCCGAGGATTCCGGGCCATAGATCTCGACGATACGGCCTTTTGGCAGGCCGCCGATGCCCAAGGCGATGTCCAGGCCCAGGGAGCCGGTGGAGATGGCTGGAATGGCCTGACGCTCGTGATCGCCCATGCGCATGACTGCGCCCTTGCCGAACTGGCGTTCGATTTGACCCAGGGCCGCAGCCAAGGCGCGCTTCTTGTTGTCGTCCATTGAAATCCTCACGTGATCGACTGGCGGCCCTGGGGCCGGGAATACCTGTATAAGTAGCCAGTATTATTCCACAGGGATACGATTCCGCAAACCCCCGCCAGCGATTTACTCCGCTCCAAGCTGTAACAAGCCGTCTAACGCGGCGATCACCGTCTGTCGGCGCACCGCTTCGCGGTCACCGTCGAAGTGCCGGCGCTCACTGGTCACATGGGCGCCGTCGGCCCAGGCCAGCCATACGGTACCCACCGGTTTGGCCGGTGAACCGCCGTCCGGCCCGGCCACGCCACTGACCGCCACGGCAAAGCGCGCCCCGCTGGCAGCCTGGGCCCCGCGGACCATGGCCTCGACCACTTCCTGGCTGACGGCGCCCACGTCGGCGAACAGCGCTTCAGGCACCCCCAGCTGACGGGTCTTCTGGCGATTGGAGTAGGTCACGTAGCCGGCCTCGAACCAGGCCGAGCTCCCGGGGATGCGGGTGATGGCCTCGGCGATGCCCCCACCGGTGCAGGATTCAGCAGTGGTCACCTGGGCTTTGAAGCGCCGCAGGTGCTCGCCCAAGCGGGTGGAGAGAACGGTGATCGGGTCCATGGTGTACTCCTTGAAGACTGCTCGTCACCCTAGCACAGACGCCGCGAACGGAGAGCGGCCATGCATCAATGCGGCTCCTGCAAGCTCCTACACACAATAGGAATAAATTCAGTTAAATCAAGATCGCCCCAAAAGCACCCGGCGATGTTTCCACGCAATCAAGAGTGCAACAAAAATAAACCCCATGGCGGCGAGGGTACAAAGCACCACTGCCTGCCAAATCGATTCGTTATTCCAAGCCACGACCTGTTGATTGAAGTTATCATCGAAAAGCACCTTCCCTTCTGGGCTCACTAACGCTCGAAGCACAGTCTCTTGCTCACCCACTTCAATGGTCATACGCAGCCTTGAACCTATTCGCAGTTTTTCTCGTTCATAAACGCCAGCATCCAAAAAAGCCGATTGGACCTGCCTCCCCTCCTGATCAATATAGGAAACACCAAATCTGAGCACCGAACGATTATATTCCCACGGAGAAGCATAGCCATTAATCCATGCCTCTACAGTGACCAAATTTTTCGCATCCGGCGGCATATAGGTTCTGAGGCCGCTATGGTAAAGTGCCGCCATCGCTAAAAGGGTTACCCCTACCAGCAAGACATTCAAGACCTGCACCTTAGGGGGTTGTGTTTTAAGCAGTGCGGCAAATTGAGCAATCGACGACATTTAATACCTGAGCACGTTCGTGGCTATGAACCGACGGACATTCAATGGTAACGATCGATACCAAAAGCGCCCTGCGGGCTGACAATTTCAATAGGCCCAATATCGATTCGCCATCCCGGTGGCTCCGGGAGCGGAAAAATCATAGGCCCTGAATGTCCGTTCTCGATGTAGCCTCCAGTAGACCCTATAGTGCCGCTATAAAGATGCCGGCTTTTTCCTACAAGTGTAACAACACGTGTACTTGGATCCCACTGGTTAACTGCGATGCGGTTCCCATAGAGAGAGTCGATTTGCGCTAGCGATACAAGCTTCAAGTCAGGGGCCACCCAGTAATTGGGGTACGCCGACTTCGGATTGGCACGAAAATGCCTTTCCCATAATGGTTTCAGCAGGGTGGCATGCAACTTCGTCGCTACATCTGACAAAACAATGCCCGCTACGTTAGCGCCTATGCCCATCGCAACGAACGGGAGAGATGCTTGAGCGGCGCCAGTCAGCAACATCACACTCCCCACGACACCCGCCACATTCCCGACCAAACTAAGAATATCGCCAGCTTCAAAAGTTTTATTCGTACGATATTGAGCCGTTATTTTCAGAAACACCGTCGTCGCCGCAAGCGTATTCGTTTTGATATTGAGAAACGGAGTAAACCCAGCGGTCAATTTCACGATCGAGATTACACCCGCCACCGCCGCTCCTGTCTGGGCATTTTGATTGACGAGGGCGAACCCCTTCTTGTCACTATTGTACTGGTCGATCAGTGAAGTACCGGCCGCTGCCACGCCCACGGGTTTGTCGACATACCCCAAAATAATTTCAACCGTCCTGGCCATGCGCCTTACTCCTTGATCAACGTTTTGAACGCCACGCTCATGCGCAATCTGTTGCAACTCGTCGCTGGCGCTCTTGCGCCATGGGGAATTTCGCCATCGAACACCACGACTCGCCTTGGTTTAGGTTGGACGGCCCTGAGAATCGTTTCCTTGTCATCACCGTAGAACATCAATTCGCCGCCCCAGCAGGTAGCCCAATGCTCACTGCAGAACAGCATCACGGTGCGTCCCGGTTCCTCGGCTGTATTGTCCCGATGTATAGGACCATCCTGGCCACTGGTCTGGCCGTTGGCGTACACACCCAATAACGTTGCCTCAGGCATGTGAACCGCTTTTATTCGCGCCCAAAAATCAGCCAGGAATGCCCAATCCGGTCGTGATCGTAATTCAGGCTCGCAGTCCTCCAGTTCGTTTCGCTGCGTACCTGCGATGAAGCTGTGCCAACACGGGCGCTCGAGCGGAGAATACGGATAGGGCCACCCGTAACGCCAAACGGCACCACTCAATAGTCCAAGTAACTTGGCGTGCTCATCCCCCGTCAATCCATCATCTATGACACATATATTCTGGTAGGCCGTTAACGCAGTCATTCTCTACCCTCCTCGTCTGGCTCATGGCTGTGCCGATGAACGTTAGGGTGCTTTCGCAGCCATCGGCATAGGGAAAACCCTGCGCGTGACCACCCTCTTCACAGGCATGCCTTGCCGTAGCGAACAACGAAGTCGAGAACACTTACCGATCCTGGGAAACATCCTTCAATCCCAGCCGCCTGGCTGCCCAGCGCTCGTAAAAACCGATGGCGATGTCGGCCCCCGACAGCGCGGTCATGCACCCCAAGGCACAAGCACTCCAGATCGAGATACCGCTGGCATACGACAACATGACAGTCGAAACACCACAGATCATGCACGCCCCGGATCGCAACGCCAGCCGTCGCATTAAGGACCAGCCTCGAGCACCGGCCTTGTCGGCCCGCCACATCTCGCCACAGAGTCCGCCCACCAACGCCAGAACGATCACCAGCCAGAACGGCACCTCCAGCAACATTGGTTGCTCGTTCATCACTGCCCCGCCTCCTATATGAATTCCAAAGGCCTCCATCACCGCCATTCCGTAATTCATTCAGCGGCTTCGCAGACAAAATATGCATCAATGCATAGACGGTCAATGCATTTCATCATGCTTTTATGCATATGGATTTTGCCGTTATGCATGCAAGCCATACGCGACACGGCTTGTAGGGATTTTCCACAGGCAAAAAAAAACCCGCCGAAGCGGGTTTTCTTGAAATTGGCTGTCGATCAGCGGGCGTACATACCCCACCAGAACACATGTCCCAGCAGGCTGATCTGTTCGTCCTGCATCTGCTGGAAGCTGTAATCTTCGTCGGGGTGCTCGTCGCGGTTGAAGCTGCGCAGGCGGATGCCAGTGGGCAGGCGATAGACCTGCTTCACCCGCAGCTGGCCGTTGTGGTTGATGGCATAGAGGTCGCCATCGATGATGTCGCCAATGGAGCACTTGCCGGTGTTGACGCCTACCGTTGCCCCATCGCGCAGCACCGGCAACATGCTGTTGCCCCGTACCGTCACGCACTTGGCCTGGTCGAACTGCACGCCATTGTGGCGCAGGCTGCGCTTGCCGAAACGCAGGCGCGCGCGTTCGCTTTCCTCGATGACGAATCGTCCTGATCCTGCTGCCAACTCGACCTCTCGAAGGAAGGGAACGGAAACCTCGTCGTCCTCGACCGGGGTTTCGTCGTCCCACAGGCTGATGTCGCTCAGCTCCGCATGGCCATGGGCCGGCTGCGCCGACTCGCGAAGCTCGCGGGTCTCGCCCAGCTCGGCACGGCCTCTCAGCTGATCGGTACTCACGCCGAAATAATCGGCGATCTTCGACACGTGCTTGTCGGACGGGTCGACGATCTTCTCGCTGAGGATGCGCGACAAGGTGGATTGGGGAACGCCCGTGCGCCGGTGCAGCTCCGTCGGGGACAGGCCGTGGCGATCGAGCAGTGCTCTGAGTACGGTGGCAACGTTGCGTTTTTGCATACCGTGCATCATGGATGTGCTGCAACGCAAATGCAATCCATGCAGGCCATTTCTCTTGTCGTTCCCCATGAACAAGCAATTCCTTGTAGGCTCATGGGCCCGGTGGCGCAGGATGATTTCGCCTGCCAACAGAAGGACAAGAACAACAATGATCGGCTTTACCTTCCGCCAGCTCGAATACTTCGTGGCCACTGCCGAACAAGGCAGCGTCAGTGCCGCGGCCCGGGCCAAGCATATTTCGCAACCTTCGGTGTCGCTGGCGATCTCCCAGCTCGAGGCGATCCTGGGCGAGAAGCTGTTCCTGCGCCAGGCCAGCCGCGGCCTGGAACTGAGCCCGGCCGGGCGCCAGCTGCTCGAGCAGGCGCGCGAAATCCTGGCCATGGCTGCTGGCATCGGCACAGCGGGGGATGAACCGGAAGTGCTGCGCGGCAACCTGAGCCTGATCTGCTTCCAGGACCTGGGCCCCTGGTACGCGCCACGCCTGCTCAGCGGCTTTCGCCAGCGTCACCCGGAAGTCGCCATCACCCTGTTCGAGACCGACCTGGCGGGTGTCAACCGACGCTTGAACGATGGGAAGGCAGAACTGGCGCTGACCTATGACGTGGGCCTGGACCCGCAGATCGAGCGGCGTGTGCTGGCGCAGGTGGCGCCCTATGCCCTGTTGCCGGTGGACCACCCCTTGGCCCGCCAGGAACAGGTCTCGCTGGCTGAGCTGGCCGAGGAATGCCTGATCCTGGAAGACATCGCCCGCACCCGTGAATACTTCCTGTCGCTGTTCTGGGCCCATGACCTGCAGCCACGTTCCCAGCAACTGACCCAGACCTTCGAGATGCAACGTGGACTGGTCGCCCATGGCTATGGCGTGGCGTTATCCTGCACCCGCCCCGCGGGGGACCAGAGCTACGATGGCCGGCCATTGGCGTGCCGGCCCTTGCGCGAAGCGGTCAGCCCGCAGTCGGTGGTGCTGGCGCAGTCCAGCGCCATGCGCCCCTCGCCTGCGGCCCAGGCATTCCTGCGCTGGGCCAGCGAGCTGTTTTCCGTCTGACTCAGGCACTGACCGGTGCCGGGCGCGGCTGGCGCGCCACCCACAACCAGTAGCCCACCGACAGCAGGGCTAGCCAGCCGAGGCCGACGTACATCGCCGTGCGGGTATCCGGGAACCAGCCCAGCACGCCGAAGATGAACAGCATGAACACGATGGCCAGGGCCGGCCCTACCGGCCACAGCGGCACCGGGAAGTCCAGGGCGGCGATTTCCTCGCGGCTCATGCCACGGCGCATGGCGACCTGCGAGAGCAGGATCATCAGCCACACCCAGACGATCGAGAAGGTCACCACAGCGGCCAGGATGAGGAACAGGTTCTCCGGCACCAGATAGTTGAGCACCACACCCAGCAGCAAAGCGACGCCCATCACCACCACGGTCATCCATGGCACGCCGAAGCGCGACAGCCGCGAGAAGCCCGACGGTGCCTGGCCGTTCTGGGCCATGCCATACATCATGCGCCCGGCGCTGAAGATGTCACTGTTGATCGCCGACACCGCCGCCGAAATGACCACGATATTGAGCAGGGTCGCCGCCGAGCCGATGCCCAGGCCACTGAAGATCTGCACGAACGGGCTGCCCTGGCTACCGATCTTGGTCCAGGGGTAGATGGCCATCAGCACCACCAGGGTCAGCACATAGAACAGCAGGATGCGCAGCGGCACCGAATTGATCGCCTTGGGCAGCACGCGCTTGGGGTCCTTGGCTTCGCCGGCGGTGATACCGATCATCTCGACGCCGCCGAAGGCGAACATCACCACGGTGAAGGAGGCGATCATCCCGCCGATGCCGTTGGGGAAGAACCCACCGTGACTCCACAGGTTGGACAGCCCCGTGACGGTCTCGGCGCCATTACCCAGCTGGATGCCGAACAGCAGCACCGCGCCACCGGCCAGGATCATCGCGATGATCGCAGTGACCTTGAGCAGCGACAACCAGAACTCCATTTCACCGAACACCTTGACGCTGCACAGGTTCAGCGCGCCGATGAAGCAGACGATACCCAGCACCCAGATCCAGCGCGGAGTGTCGGGGAACCACAGGCCCATGTAAACACCGAAGGCGGTGACGTCCGCCAGGCACACTACCAGCATGGAAAACGCATAGCTCCAGCCGGTGAGAAACCCCAGGTAGCGCCCCAGGTACTGACTGGTGTACTGCCCGAACGAGCCGGACACCGGGTTGCGCACG contains:
- a CDS encoding LOG family protein codes for the protein MPYQPNELLFNHFRDNGIDLSKIEEQLQLVAPGSPNLPLYRDMMLTILRMAHDDSNRWNAKITLQALRELDHSFRTLERYKGRRKVTVFGSARTPLEHPMYALARELGATLARSDLMVITGAGGGIMAAAHEGAGTEHSLGFNITLPFEQHANATVDGTEKLLSFHFFFIRKLFFVKEADALVLCPGGFGTLDEALEVLTLIQTGKSPLVPVVLLDSPGGSFWRDALAFISRQLEENRYILPSDLKLLRLVHSADEAVEEINQFYSNYHSSRWLKNQFVIRMHHPLSDAALYDIQEGFADLRLSGKYHQQPDSGLEHEVGNFSHLTRLTFAFNGRDQGRLRELVDFINLPENWAKPQPMHTTQRAREALKVD
- a CDS encoding quorum-sensing-regulated virulence factor family protein, with the protein product MLRFTIPALSLLLALPLAAQAASKQEYELNQMLEKVAKESSVGTPRAINEDILDQGYTVEKGKALVNHLSVRESHAERMRANPEQVRSQLGDSVCRNNGYRQLMSKGAVLVYRFTVYKTNQPIMDQAFDNASCVAGNKKK
- a CDS encoding tRNA-uridine aminocarboxypropyltransferase, whose protein sequence is MSHAVARLRAERLARSNKPFIARGSRALRCPDCRVIASHCLCALKPKVQADAGVCLVMHDTEPLKPTNTGWLIADLVEDTAAFGWQRTEVDPRLLALLDDPQWQPYIVFPGEFVAPERVVSDVVREPGKRPLFILLDATWTEARKMFRKSPYLDRFPVLSLQAEQMSRYRLRRSKRDDHFCTAEVAAMCLELAGDQQAARALDAYLDVFSLHYLSAKRHLPLDLQDDTHQRLHTFL
- the erdR gene encoding response regulator transcription factor ErdR, whose translation is MATYEILIADDHPLFRSALRQAVTLGLGPDVRLVEVASIAELETRLTEKADWDLVLLDLNMPGAYGFSGLVLLRGQYPQIPVVMVSAQEEAAVVVKSREFGASGFIPKSSNLDVIQEAVQKVLDGEVWWPPQAFEKVDVSAEAKAASEGLASLTPQQFRVLTMVCEGLLNKQIAYELNVSEATIKAHVTAIFRKLGVRTRTQAALLLQQLESVASS
- a CDS encoding 2OG-Fe(II) oxygenase produces the protein MTALTAYQNICVIDDGLTGDEHAKLLGLLSGAVWRYGWPYPYSPLERPCWHSFIAGTQRNELEDCEPELRSRPDWAFLADFWARIKAVHMPEATLLGVYANGQTSGQDGPIHRDNTAEEPGRTVMLFCSEHWATCWGGELMFYGDDKETILRAVQPKPRRVVVFDGEIPHGARAPATSCNRLRMSVAFKTLIKE
- the recX gene encoding recombination regulator RecX, which produces MSVVLDTPVAVRRTAMDLLARREHGRVELTRKLRQRGAPDELIEPALDRLAEEGLLSEARYLESFISYRSNAGYGPARIREELGQRGLNRADIDQALRDSGVDWAARLQDVWQRKFAGQRPHDPRSRAQQTRFLAYRGFPMELIGRLLSGRDLDD
- a CDS encoding amino acid permease produces the protein MNDHNNLRRGLSTRHIRFMALGSAIGTGLFYGSASAIKLAGPSVLLAYLIGGAAIYMMMRALGEMAVRNPVSGSFGQYTSQYLGRYLGFLTGWSYAFSMLVVCLADVTAFGVYMGLWFPDTPRWIWVLGIVCFIGALNLCSVKVFGEMEFWLSLLKVTAIIAMILAGGAVLLFGIQLGNGAETVTGLSNLWSHGGFFPNGIGGMIASFTVVMFAFGGVEMIGITAGEAKDPKRVLPKAINSVPLRILLFYVLTLVVLMAIYPWTKIGSQGSPFVQIFSGLGIGSAATLLNIVVISAAVSAINSDIFSAGRMMYGMAQNGQAPSGFSRLSRFGVPWMTVVVMGVALLLGVVLNYLVPENLFLILAAVVTFSIVWVWLMILLSQVAMRRGMSREEIAALDFPVPLWPVGPALAIVFMLFIFGVLGWFPDTRTAMYVGLGWLALLSVGYWLWVARQPRPAPVSA
- a CDS encoding LysR substrate-binding domain-containing protein; protein product: MIGFTFRQLEYFVATAEQGSVSAAARAKHISQPSVSLAISQLEAILGEKLFLRQASRGLELSPAGRQLLEQAREILAMAAGIGTAGDEPEVLRGNLSLICFQDLGPWYAPRLLSGFRQRHPEVAITLFETDLAGVNRRLNDGKAELALTYDVGLDPQIERRVLAQVAPYALLPVDHPLARQEQVSLAELAEECLILEDIARTREYFLSLFWAHDLQPRSQQLTQTFEMQRGLVAHGYGVALSCTRPAGDQSYDGRPLACRPLREAVSPQSVVLAQSSAMRPSPAAQAFLRWASELFSV
- a CDS encoding phage holin family protein, translated to MMNEQPMLLEVPFWLVIVLALVGGLCGEMWRADKAGARGWSLMRRLALRSGACMICGVSTVMLSYASGISIWSACALGCMTALSGADIAIGFYERWAARRLGLKDVSQDR
- a CDS encoding CinA family protein gives rise to the protein MDPITVLSTRLGEHLRRFKAQVTTAESCTGGGIAEAITRIPGSSAWFEAGYVTYSNRQKTRQLGVPEALFADVGAVSQEVVEAMVRGAQAASGARFAVAVSGVAGPDGGSPAKPVGTVWLAWADGAHVTSERRHFDGDREAVRRQTVIAALDGLLQLGAE
- the recA gene encoding recombinase RecA, which produces MDDNKKRALAAALGQIERQFGKGAVMRMGDHERQAIPAISTGSLGLDIALGIGGLPKGRIVEIYGPESSGKTTLTLSVIAEAQKNGATCAFVDAEHALDPEYAGKLGVNVDDLLVSQPDTGEQALEITDMLVRSNAVDVIIVDSVAALVPKAEIEGEMGDMHVGLQARLMSQALRKITGNIKNANCLVIFINQIRMKIGVMFGSPETTTGGNALKFYASVRLDIRRTGAVKEGDEVVGSETRVKIVKNKVSPPFRQAEFQILYGKGIYRNGEIIDLGVAQGLVEKSGAWYSYQGNKIGQGKANAAKFLQENPAVGAEIEKQIREKLLNAGAVAAAGKAAAAEADADDMADADAGY
- a CDS encoding XRE family transcriptional regulator, which encodes MQKRNVATVLRALLDRHGLSPTELHRRTGVPQSTLSRILSEKIVDPSDKHVSKIADYFGVSTDQLRGRAELGETRELRESAQPAHGHAELSDISLWDDETPVEDDEVSVPFLREVELAAGSGRFVIEESERARLRFGKRSLRHNGVQFDQAKCVTVRGNSMLPVLRDGATVGVNTGKCSIGDIIDGDLYAINHNGQLRVKQVYRLPTGIRLRSFNRDEHPDEDYSFQQMQDEQISLLGHVFWWGMYAR